One Cellulomonas sp. NS3 genomic region harbors:
- the pafA gene encoding Pup--protein ligase gives MDRRIFGLETEYGVTCASDDGRGLSADEVARYLFRKVVAWGRSSNVFLRNGSRLYLDVGSHPEYATAECDDVRQLVTHDRGGERILEGLVADAQQRLEHEGLAGRIHLFKNNTDSAGNSYGCHENYLVRRQGDFSRLSDVLVPFLITRQVLTGAGKVLSTPRGAVYCLSQRADHIWEAVSSATTRSRPIINTRDEPHADAEHYRRLHVIVGDSSMSETTTMLKVGSTDLILRMIEAGVPMRDMALENPIRAIREISHDMTGTQPVAMANGRSMTAVDLQEEYLARVKEFVDAEVDATPVVKQVLDLWERGLRAIRTGDLSLVERELDWVIKYRLIERYRAKHGLELSDVRVARMDLAYHDISRTEGLYNLLAARGLVERVTTDLEVFEATAVPPQTTRAKLRGDFVRRAQEARRDYTVDWVHLKLNDQAQRTVLCKDPFRSVDDRVERLIESM, from the coding sequence ATGGACCGTCGCATCTTCGGTCTCGAGACCGAGTACGGCGTCACGTGCGCGTCGGACGACGGGCGCGGCCTGTCCGCGGACGAGGTCGCCCGGTACCTGTTCCGCAAGGTCGTGGCGTGGGGGCGCTCGTCGAACGTGTTCCTGCGCAACGGCTCGCGGCTCTACCTCGACGTGGGCTCGCACCCCGAGTACGCGACCGCCGAGTGCGACGACGTGCGCCAGCTCGTCACGCACGACCGCGGCGGCGAGCGCATCCTCGAGGGTCTCGTCGCGGACGCGCAGCAGCGGCTCGAGCACGAGGGCCTCGCGGGGCGCATCCACCTGTTCAAGAACAACACCGACTCGGCGGGCAACTCCTACGGCTGCCACGAGAACTACCTCGTGCGCCGCCAGGGCGACTTCTCGCGGCTGTCGGACGTGCTCGTGCCGTTCCTCATCACGCGCCAGGTCCTCACCGGCGCGGGCAAGGTCCTCTCGACGCCGCGCGGCGCCGTGTACTGCCTGTCGCAGCGCGCGGACCACATCTGGGAGGCCGTCTCGAGCGCGACGACCCGGTCCCGGCCGATCATCAACACGCGCGACGAGCCGCACGCCGACGCGGAGCACTACCGGCGCCTGCACGTCATCGTCGGGGACTCGTCGATGTCGGAGACGACGACGATGCTCAAGGTCGGCTCGACCGACCTGATCCTGCGCATGATCGAGGCCGGGGTCCCCATGCGCGACATGGCGCTCGAGAACCCGATCCGCGCGATCCGCGAGATCTCCCACGACATGACGGGCACGCAGCCGGTCGCGATGGCCAACGGCCGGTCGATGACGGCGGTGGACCTGCAGGAGGAGTACCTCGCGCGCGTCAAGGAGTTCGTGGACGCCGAGGTCGACGCGACGCCGGTCGTCAAGCAGGTCCTCGACCTGTGGGAGCGCGGGCTCCGCGCGATCCGGACGGGCGACCTGTCGCTCGTCGAGCGCGAGCTGGACTGGGTGATCAAGTACCGGCTCATCGAGCGGTACCGCGCGAAGCACGGGCTCGAGCTGTCGGACGTGCGGGTCGCGCGGATGGACCTGGCGTACCACGACATCTCGCGCACCGAGGGGCTGTACAACCTGCTCGCGGCGCGCGGGCTCGTCGAGCGCGTGACGACGGACCTCGAGGTGTTCGAGGCGACGGCGGTCCCGCCGCAGACGACCCGCGCGAAGCTCCGGGGCGACTTCGTGCGGCGCGCGCAGGAGGCCCGGCGCGACTACACGGTCGACTGGGTGCACCTCAAGCTCAACGACCAGGCCCAGCGGACCGTGCTGTGCAAGGACCCGTTCCGCAGCGTCGACGACCGGGTCGAGAGGCTCATCGAGTCCATGTGA
- the prcB gene encoding proteasome subunit beta: protein MGPDHAASPGRLPSAFLTPGSPSFVDFLAGHAPSLLPGNRPLPPADVPAAPHATTIVALTFDGGVVMAGDRRATMGPTIASREIEKVFPADEFSAVGIAGTAGLAVELVRLFQLELEHYEKIEGTLLSLDGKANRLATMIRSNLGLAMQGLAVVPLFCGFDLDRLRGRIFSYDITGGRYEEHEHHSVGSGSVFARGSLKKLWRPGLDVAGGVRVAVEALVDAADDDSATGGPDESRRIWPVVATVTEAGYVRVPDDELARVVADVTTARRAEHDRSRLARGGEQR from the coding sequence ATGGGTCCGGATCACGCTGCCTCCCCGGGGCGGCTCCCGAGCGCGTTCCTCACGCCCGGGTCGCCGTCCTTCGTCGACTTCCTCGCGGGGCACGCCCCGTCGCTCCTCCCCGGTAACCGCCCGCTGCCGCCCGCGGACGTCCCCGCCGCCCCGCACGCGACGACGATCGTCGCTCTGACGTTCGACGGCGGCGTCGTCATGGCGGGCGACCGTCGCGCCACGATGGGCCCGACGATCGCGAGCCGCGAGATCGAGAAGGTCTTCCCGGCCGACGAGTTCTCCGCCGTCGGCATCGCCGGCACCGCGGGGCTCGCGGTCGAGCTCGTCCGGCTCTTCCAGCTCGAGCTCGAGCACTACGAGAAGATCGAGGGCACGCTGCTCTCGCTCGACGGCAAGGCCAACCGCCTCGCGACGATGATCCGCAGCAACCTCGGCCTCGCGATGCAGGGGCTCGCGGTCGTCCCGCTGTTCTGCGGCTTCGACCTCGACCGCCTCCGTGGGCGGATCTTCTCCTACGACATCACGGGCGGGCGCTACGAGGAGCACGAGCACCACAGCGTCGGCTCGGGGTCCGTGTTCGCGCGCGGCTCGCTCAAGAAGCTGTGGCGCCCCGGGCTCGACGTCGCCGGCGGCGTGCGCGTCGCGGTCGAGGCGCTCGTCGACGCCGCGGACGACGACTCCGCGACGGGTGGGCCCGACGAGAGCCGGCGCATCTGGCCCGTCGTCGCGACCGTGACCGAGGCCGGCTACGTGCGGGTCCCGGACGACGAGCTCGCGCGTGTCGTGGCGGACGTGACCACCGCACGCCGGGCCGAGCACGACCGGAGCCGTCTCGCACGAGGAGGTGAGCAGCGATGA
- a CDS encoding ubiquitin-like protein Pup — protein sequence MAGQEHGRARREDDEPVDAPEPAPATPAAQARDAEVDALLEEIDEVLESNAEQFVRGFVQKGGQ from the coding sequence ATGGCTGGTCAGGAACACGGGCGGGCCCGTCGCGAGGACGACGAGCCGGTCGACGCCCCGGAGCCGGCGCCCGCGACGCCCGCCGCGCAGGCCCGCGACGCCGAGGTCGACGCGCTGCTCGAGGAGATCGACGAGGTCCTCGAGTCCAACGCGGAGCAGTTCGTGCGCGGGTTCGTGCAGAAGGGCGGTCAGTGA
- a CDS encoding SCO7613 C-terminal domain-containing membrane protein, whose protein sequence is MPLAQGPSPSPDPYAVVRRLLADATACPSCAATLTTARCSGCGLDLAGSDARELWSLSQRAVGALDARQAHLAGMRGRQQQAAADARRRAAAAHATAGRGAAAQARSAAHQPSVAPSGPRLGYSGPPAPPRARTAPPRPTAPAGVPVRAADAGPPRRTAPPARAPRPRWRVQTVLQVLGASLLAAASIVFLLFSWGWIPLAGRALAVAVATVVVFAVAGRLRRSGLTSSAEAVGGLAAVLLLLDAWAVPATGLVRPAEPAAYAGVSALVCGTALGVWGVRARLRVGTLSGAVLVPVAPLLLAPLVPSVAGFAGLACVALALTTARFAGRATASKRHAVERAVLGALAWALVAVVALVAAVAALVDGAGWDAPDAPAWGSVAALVAASVLAAVQARLAATRVTVHADGDPVASPGARPVAPVGTESGSAGSGAPGTPTALADEVLGTAPSVAEHRATADAGSTTEPAHDPAAATPADGTRATAPSAPDPGSGPWTVADPGSGPWTVAAASSASPTFAGFGGGARAWATVSGALAAVAALAVVVLLARAGVVEAAALWALVPLAPTLVTLGLRLARRARLARGGLGGGPWAVQGAHAVALVASVPTVLALPLVTAGFLVDPDVSPGPATVVALVLGAGATVALARAAGGQARAGSWIAVVVLVATPVALASGWPGLVGTGLVVLLLALAALAFAGDAAGVRPVLDVSAPARTVVVVAVLGALAASQGVLGPLAAALAAAAALGVGTRRWLARPVALRAAALAAGALLGWSAAIVALVAAGLDPTVARTSTACVVVAGCALLAVRRHAAAPADRVAWLAAAAVALVTAWPWAWTASTPDGSGPRRVLLVLLAVLAVAGSVLVAVRGRRVVPRSARVAAGAVAPLGALAVVSLERALGSAAQGSTLAVGVAAAGAVGVLLAPVLARGAAADDAPRLGAAAEASGHDEHARRAAEAGGWAVLAAAVATASGPAPAGSASTAALALLVAAITAGAWSLAPGRRWARWWTLALGTVASWVLLDAGDVGTPEAYLAPAGLVLAVVGARRWRSAADGDVALLGAGLALASVPSALLGGELAAGLPRDAVAGLVGAVLVGLVEVPAVRSRPGAGTAALQPRHVLSLLGALLALLGPWGHVLAVAQPPAVGGSADPLMVDVEAWSLPAAAVVAAAAWRLARDPSAAHLRVAAWGAWVVAAAAVVPTVVAVRDSGAGLVRTLVVLAVGAALALGTARRTSAARERADLAVVGLVIAGLATLAGAATLTQPPGDVLVAVLGLLALAVAVRRAAAGTAPWWGSAGALLVLPVALQDDVWRGVTAGGVAAALVGCAALVRTGGADPAGADGTPGPTAPASAAPGTSSRGITPNTHVLLLATAGALALLGPARLATAAAGGPGATLAGVEMWSLPAALLLAGALRELTRQAAPVAAIARRPGVWLVTAVAVVPTAVAVTAPTSSSLSLGRTLALLAVGATVAVVGVTGAAPPRRVLATSLVPLGLTVAGLAWLASAAAAPSDPPPSVVLAAVGLLVTGVGTVLVARADRDASWAFLGAFLVLPLVLTPAPWGGPVAGLLVATVALGAGRGLARAGVTARARAVPLAVAGLLAAAVALRHTGDAASAAPGPRVELLALAAALVLAATAALLAWSWPFAGPSPRSWGAWPVALAAAAPSLAAAVDAPADLARPGAVLAVGSGLAVVGAARAARGRRVVAAPVAPAGADRGAGLRAGAVVPGVGTEELGGVPAGARVAGQGSVPADASGANPGASTADTSVARSGAVTAGSTTGRSSGVSASAGAGASSSAAALWGVPAVQVRAVGVVLATAAALLAAVRGGTVPVDAPLVLLGATLLAVGVLALRSDAGASSWACLAPGLLLALVVPVTTGWWEPTMWRLVLVLVGATAAVVVGAVRRWQAPFVLGAAALAVVAVVQASPAAVAAMQVVEWWVVLALGGAVLLGLGLTYERRLREAREAARFVAAMR, encoded by the coding sequence ATGCCTCTCGCGCAGGGCCCGAGCCCGAGCCCCGACCCGTACGCCGTCGTCCGGCGCCTCCTGGCCGACGCGACCGCGTGCCCCTCGTGCGCCGCGACGCTCACGACCGCGCGCTGCAGCGGCTGCGGGCTCGACCTGGCGGGGTCGGACGCGCGCGAGCTCTGGTCGCTCTCGCAGCGTGCGGTGGGTGCGCTGGACGCCCGTCAGGCGCACCTCGCCGGGATGCGTGGCCGCCAGCAGCAGGCCGCGGCGGACGCGCGGCGACGAGCCGCGGCCGCGCACGCGACCGCGGGTCGCGGCGCTGCGGCGCAGGCCCGGTCCGCCGCGCACCAGCCCTCGGTCGCTCCCTCGGGGCCTCGCCTGGGGTACTCGGGACCACCCGCTCCACCCCGCGCCCGGACCGCCCCTCCCCGGCCCACCGCGCCCGCGGGCGTGCCGGTCCGTGCCGCCGACGCCGGGCCGCCACGGCGGACCGCCCCGCCGGCGCGTGCACCGCGCCCGCGCTGGCGGGTGCAGACCGTGCTGCAGGTGCTCGGCGCGAGCCTGCTCGCGGCGGCGAGCATCGTGTTCCTCCTCTTCAGCTGGGGCTGGATCCCGCTGGCGGGCCGCGCCCTCGCCGTCGCCGTCGCCACCGTCGTGGTCTTCGCCGTCGCCGGCCGGCTGCGCCGGTCGGGCCTGACGTCGAGCGCCGAGGCCGTCGGCGGGCTGGCCGCCGTGCTGCTGCTGCTCGACGCGTGGGCCGTGCCGGCGACCGGGCTCGTGCGACCGGCCGAGCCGGCCGCGTACGCGGGCGTCTCGGCGCTCGTGTGCGGCACCGCGCTCGGGGTGTGGGGCGTGCGCGCGCGGCTGCGGGTCGGCACGCTCTCCGGCGCGGTCCTCGTCCCGGTCGCGCCGCTGCTGCTCGCACCGCTCGTGCCCTCGGTGGCCGGGTTCGCCGGGCTCGCCTGCGTGGCGCTCGCGCTGACCACCGCCCGGTTCGCGGGCCGGGCCACCGCCTCGAAGCGCCACGCGGTCGAGCGTGCGGTCCTCGGCGCGCTGGCCTGGGCCCTCGTCGCCGTCGTCGCACTCGTCGCCGCGGTCGCAGCACTCGTCGACGGCGCGGGCTGGGACGCCCCGGACGCCCCTGCGTGGGGGTCCGTCGCGGCCCTCGTGGCTGCCTCGGTGCTCGCCGCCGTCCAGGCCCGCCTCGCGGCGACCCGGGTCACCGTGCACGCGGACGGCGACCCGGTCGCGAGCCCCGGCGCGAGGCCGGTCGCGCCGGTCGGTACGGAGTCGGGGAGCGCCGGGTCCGGTGCGCCTGGCACCCCGACCGCACTCGCCGACGAGGTGCTCGGGACCGCACCCTCGGTCGCCGAGCACCGAGCCACAGCCGATGCCGGCTCGACCACCGAGCCGGCGCACGACCCGGCCGCGGCGACGCCGGCCGACGGGACCCGCGCGACGGCGCCGTCCGCCCCGGACCCGGGCTCCGGGCCGTGGACCGTCGCGGACCCGGGCTCCGGGCCGTGGACCGTCGCGGCAGCGTCCTCTGCGTCGCCCACGTTCGCCGGCTTCGGAGGTGGGGCGCGCGCCTGGGCGACGGTGTCGGGCGCCCTCGCGGCGGTCGCCGCGCTCGCGGTGGTCGTGCTGCTCGCCCGGGCCGGGGTGGTGGAGGCCGCGGCCCTGTGGGCGCTGGTGCCGCTGGCTCCGACGCTGGTCACGCTCGGCCTGCGCCTCGCTCGTCGCGCTCGCCTCGCTCGCGGCGGGCTCGGCGGCGGCCCGTGGGCCGTGCAGGGCGCGCACGCGGTCGCGCTGGTCGCGAGCGTCCCGACGGTCCTCGCGCTCCCCCTCGTCACCGCAGGCTTCCTCGTCGACCCGGACGTCTCCCCGGGGCCGGCGACGGTGGTCGCGCTCGTGCTCGGCGCGGGCGCGACCGTCGCCCTCGCACGAGCTGCGGGCGGGCAGGCCCGGGCCGGGTCGTGGATCGCTGTCGTGGTGCTCGTCGCGACCCCCGTCGCGCTGGCGAGCGGGTGGCCCGGACTCGTCGGCACCGGTCTCGTCGTCCTGCTGCTGGCCCTGGCGGCGCTCGCGTTCGCGGGTGACGCGGCGGGTGTGCGGCCTGTGCTCGACGTGAGCGCCCCCGCGCGCACGGTGGTGGTCGTGGCGGTGCTCGGCGCCCTCGCCGCGTCCCAGGGGGTGCTCGGGCCGCTCGCCGCGGCGCTCGCAGCGGCGGCGGCGCTCGGCGTGGGGACCCGGCGGTGGCTCGCGCGCCCCGTGGCCCTGCGCGCCGCCGCGCTCGCCGCGGGCGCGCTGCTCGGCTGGTCCGCCGCGATCGTCGCCCTCGTCGCGGCCGGGCTCGACCCGACGGTGGCGCGGACCTCCACGGCGTGCGTCGTCGTCGCGGGCTGCGCGCTGCTCGCCGTGCGGCGGCACGCGGCTGCGCCGGCGGACCGGGTGGCGTGGCTGGCGGCAGCGGCCGTCGCCCTCGTCACGGCGTGGCCGTGGGCGTGGACCGCGTCGACACCGGACGGCTCGGGCCCGCGGCGCGTGCTGCTCGTGCTGCTCGCCGTGCTCGCGGTCGCCGGCTCCGTGCTGGTCGCCGTGCGCGGCCGCCGGGTGGTGCCGCGCTCGGCGCGCGTCGCCGCCGGGGCGGTCGCGCCGCTCGGCGCGCTCGCCGTCGTGAGTCTGGAGCGTGCCCTCGGGTCCGCAGCTCAGGGCAGCACGCTCGCGGTCGGGGTCGCCGCGGCGGGCGCGGTCGGCGTGCTGCTCGCCCCGGTGCTCGCCCGGGGGGCTGCGGCGGACGACGCGCCGCGGCTCGGGGCGGCGGCCGAGGCGTCCGGGCACGACGAGCACGCGCGCCGCGCGGCCGAGGCCGGCGGGTGGGCCGTGCTGGCCGCCGCCGTCGCGACGGCGTCCGGCCCTGCCCCGGCCGGGTCGGCGTCGACGGCGGCGCTCGCGCTTCTGGTCGCCGCGATCACCGCCGGTGCCTGGTCCCTCGCGCCGGGCCGCCGATGGGCACGCTGGTGGACGCTCGCGCTCGGCACCGTGGCGTCCTGGGTGCTCCTCGACGCGGGGGACGTCGGGACGCCCGAGGCCTACCTCGCACCGGCAGGACTCGTGCTCGCGGTCGTCGGCGCGCGGCGCTGGAGGTCGGCTGCGGACGGTGACGTCGCGCTGCTGGGTGCCGGGCTCGCGCTCGCGAGCGTGCCGAGCGCGCTCCTCGGCGGCGAGCTCGCCGCCGGACTCCCCCGGGACGCCGTCGCCGGGCTCGTCGGCGCCGTGCTCGTCGGGCTCGTGGAGGTCCCTGCCGTGCGGAGCCGACCGGGGGCGGGGACGGCGGCCCTGCAGCCCCGGCACGTCCTGTCTCTCCTCGGCGCGCTGCTCGCCCTCCTGGGCCCGTGGGGGCACGTCCTCGCCGTCGCCCAGCCACCCGCCGTGGGTGGCTCGGCCGACCCGCTGATGGTCGACGTCGAGGCGTGGTCGCTGCCCGCTGCAGCCGTCGTCGCGGCCGCCGCCTGGCGTCTGGCACGCGACCCGTCGGCCGCGCACCTGCGCGTCGCGGCGTGGGGCGCCTGGGTCGTGGCCGCGGCCGCCGTCGTCCCGACCGTCGTGGCGGTGCGCGACTCCGGAGCCGGTCTGGTGCGCACCCTCGTGGTGCTCGCGGTCGGCGCTGCGCTCGCGCTCGGGACCGCCCGCCGGACGTCGGCGGCGCGCGAGCGTGCCGATCTCGCCGTCGTCGGTCTGGTCATCGCCGGCCTCGCCACCCTCGCCGGGGCGGCGACACTGACCCAGCCGCCGGGTGACGTGCTCGTGGCGGTGCTCGGCCTGCTGGCGCTCGCCGTGGCGGTACGCCGCGCCGCCGCCGGGACCGCCCCGTGGTGGGGCAGCGCCGGCGCGCTCCTGGTGCTCCCCGTCGCCCTCCAGGACGACGTCTGGCGCGGTGTCACGGCCGGCGGGGTCGCGGCGGCGCTGGTCGGGTGCGCGGCGCTCGTCCGCACCGGAGGCGCCGACCCGGCGGGAGCGGACGGGACACCGGGTCCGACGGCCCCGGCCTCCGCGGCGCCGGGCACGTCGTCGCGCGGAATCACGCCGAACACCCACGTCCTCCTGCTCGCGACCGCCGGCGCGCTGGCCCTGCTCGGTCCGGCGCGGTTGGCGACGGCCGCTGCGGGCGGACCGGGCGCGACCCTCGCCGGCGTCGAGATGTGGTCCCTGCCTGCGGCCCTGCTGCTCGCGGGAGCGCTGCGTGAGCTCACCCGCCAGGCGGCACCCGTCGCCGCCATCGCCCGCCGCCCCGGCGTCTGGCTCGTCACCGCGGTCGCCGTCGTACCGACCGCGGTCGCCGTCACCGCACCGACCTCGTCGTCGCTGTCGCTGGGCCGGACGCTCGCCCTGCTCGCCGTCGGCGCGACCGTCGCGGTCGTGGGCGTGACCGGCGCCGCCCCGCCCCGTCGGGTCCTCGCCACCTCGCTCGTCCCGCTCGGCCTGACGGTCGCCGGGCTCGCGTGGCTCGCGTCCGCCGCCGCAGCGCCGTCCGACCCGCCGCCGAGCGTGGTCCTCGCCGCGGTAGGACTGCTCGTGACCGGCGTCGGGACGGTCCTCGTGGCACGCGCCGACCGCGACGCGAGCTGGGCGTTCCTCGGTGCGTTCCTGGTCCTGCCGCTCGTCCTCACGCCCGCCCCGTGGGGTGGGCCAGTGGCGGGGCTCCTCGTCGCGACCGTCGCGCTCGGTGCCGGCCGGGGTCTGGCGCGGGCCGGCGTCACCGCTCGCGCTCGCGCGGTGCCGCTCGCGGTCGCCGGTCTGCTCGCGGCCGCGGTCGCGCTGCGGCACACCGGGGACGCCGCGAGCGCCGCGCCGGGTCCCCGGGTCGAGCTGCTCGCGCTCGCCGCCGCCCTGGTGCTCGCCGCGACCGCGGCGCTCCTGGCCTGGTCCTGGCCGTTCGCCGGTCCGTCGCCCCGCTCGTGGGGCGCCTGGCCGGTGGCCCTCGCCGCAGCCGCCCCGAGCCTCGCCGCCGCGGTCGACGCCCCCGCTGACCTCGCTCGTCCGGGTGCGGTGCTCGCTGTCGGGTCCGGCCTCGCCGTCGTGGGCGCGGCCCGTGCAGCCCGAGGTCGCCGCGTCGTGGCGGCCCCGGTGGCGCCCGCGGGAGCCGACCGTGGGGCTGGGCTCCGCGCGGGTGCTGTGGTTCCCGGGGTGGGCACCGAAGAACTGGGAGGGGTTCCCGCCGGCGCACGTGTCGCCGGGCAGGGTTCCGTTCCCGCCGACGCGAGCGGCGCAAACCCGGGTGCCTCGACCGCCGACACGAGCGTCGCACGATCCGGTGCCGTCACCGCCGGGTCCACCACCGGACGGTCGAGCGGCGTCTCGGCGTCCGCCGGTGCCGGCGCGTCCTCGTCCGCCGCTGCCCTCTGGGGTGTGCCGGCCGTCCAGGTGCGCGCCGTCGGTGTCGTGCTCGCGACGGCGGCGGCCCTCCTGGCCGCCGTGCGCGGCGGGACGGTGCCGGTCGACGCGCCGCTCGTGCTGCTCGGCGCGACCCTGCTGGCGGTCGGGGTCCTCGCGCTCCGCAGCGACGCCGGCGCCAGCTCGTGGGCGTGCCTCGCGCCCGGGCTGCTCCTCGCGCTCGTCGTCCCCGTCACGACCGGGTGGTGGGAGCCCACGATGTGGCGGCTCGTGCTCGTGCTCGTGGGCGCCACCGCCGCCGTCGTGGTCGGCGCGGTGCGACGCTGGCAGGCGCCGTTCGTGCTCGGCGCCGCCGCGCTCGCCGTCGTCGCCGTCGTCCAGGCGTCACCCGCCGCGGTCGCCGCGATGCAGGTCGTCGAGTGGTGGGTCGTGCTCGCGCTGGGCGGCGCGGTGCTGCTCGGGCTCGGGCTGACCTACGAGCGGCGGCTGCGCGAGGCCCGGGAGGCCGCACGCTTCGTGGCCGCGATGCGCTGA
- the prcA gene encoding proteasome subunit alpha, which produces MSMPFYVSPEQLMKDRADYARKGIARGRSVVVLQYDDGIAFATENPSRALHKISEIYDRIAFAAVGKYNEFENLRVAGVRYADLRGYSYDRQDVNARGLANAYAQTLGTVFTTESKPLEVELVVAEVGDRAEADQVYRLSYDGSVADEHGYVVMGGEAERLGALLADGWRPGLPLAEVLDLAVRVLGTPAEGEPRRIPASQLEVAVLDRTRPRRAFRRLSGVALEDLLGAVTHP; this is translated from the coding sequence ATGAGCATGCCGTTCTACGTCTCGCCCGAGCAGCTCATGAAGGACCGCGCGGACTACGCCCGCAAGGGCATCGCGCGCGGGCGGTCGGTCGTGGTGCTGCAGTACGACGACGGCATCGCGTTCGCGACCGAGAACCCCTCGCGCGCGCTGCACAAGATCTCCGAGATCTACGACCGCATCGCGTTCGCGGCCGTGGGCAAGTACAACGAGTTCGAGAACCTGCGGGTCGCTGGCGTGCGGTACGCCGACCTGCGCGGGTACTCCTACGACCGTCAGGACGTCAACGCGCGCGGGCTCGCGAACGCGTACGCGCAGACGCTCGGCACGGTCTTCACCACGGAGTCCAAGCCGCTCGAGGTCGAGCTCGTCGTCGCCGAGGTCGGCGACCGCGCCGAGGCCGACCAGGTGTACCGCCTGTCGTACGACGGGTCGGTCGCCGACGAGCACGGGTACGTCGTGATGGGCGGCGAGGCCGAGCGGCTGGGCGCGCTGCTCGCCGACGGCTGGCGTCCCGGGCTGCCGCTCGCCGAGGTGCTCGACCTCGCGGTGCGCGTCCTGGGCACCCCGGCCGAGGGAGAGCCCCGGCGCATCCCCGCGAGCCAGCTCGAGGTCGCGGTGCTCGACCGGACCCGCCCCCGCCGGGCGTTCCGCCGGCTGTCCGGCGTCGCGCTGGAGGACCTGCTCGGAGCGGTCACGCACCCCTGA